A genomic window from Candidatus Edwardsbacteria bacterium includes:
- a CDS encoding YebC/PmpR family DNA-binding transcriptional regulator, which produces MSGHSKWATIKRKKAGIDAARGRVFTRVIKEISIAARQGGGDPDGNPRLRTAIGIAKASNMPADNIERAIKKGTGELEGVTYEEITYEAYGPGGVALLIDCVTDNKNRTASELRHLFSKYGGNMGAQGCVAWMFEAKGVITVDSSKTDEDTLMDVALEAGADDVKAEEGVFEVFTAPSSLEAVKLAIEAKGIPVSSAEMNKIPQNTVQLDERGAESMLKLMDMVEDFDDSQKVYANFDISPEIMAKLDK; this is translated from the coding sequence ATGTCAGGTCATTCAAAATGGGCTACCATTAAAAGGAAAAAGGCCGGGATCGATGCCGCCAGGGGCCGTGTCTTTACCCGGGTGATAAAGGAGATCTCCATAGCCGCCAGACAGGGCGGAGGCGACCCCGACGGCAATCCCCGCTTAAGGACGGCCATTGGCATTGCCAAGGCCAGCAATATGCCGGCCGATAATATCGAGCGGGCCATCAAAAAGGGCACCGGCGAGCTGGAGGGCGTGACCTACGAGGAGATCACCTACGAAGCCTACGGACCGGGCGGAGTGGCCCTGCTGATAGACTGCGTGACCGACAACAAGAACCGCACCGCCTCCGAACTGCGGCACCTGTTCTCCAAATACGGCGGAAACATGGGGGCCCAGGGCTGCGTGGCCTGGATGTTCGAGGCCAAGGGGGTCATCACCGTAGACTCATCCAAGACCGACGAGGATACTCTGATGGACGTGGCGCTGGAGGCCGGGGCCGATGACGTCAAGGCCGAGGAGGGCGTATTCGAGGTGTTTACCGCGCCGTCCAGTCTGGAAGCGGTGAAGTTGGCCATCGAGGCCAAGGGTATCCCGGTAAGCTCGGCCGAGATGAACAAGATCCCCCAGAATACCGTCCAGCTTGACGAGAGGGGCGCCGAGAGCATGCTGAAGCTGATGGACATGGTGGAGGACTTCGACGACAGCCAGAAGGTCTATGCCAACTTTGACATCTCTCCCGAGATCATGGCCAAACTGGACAAGTAA